The following are encoded together in the Coffea arabica cultivar ET-39 chromosome 1c, Coffea Arabica ET-39 HiFi, whole genome shotgun sequence genome:
- the LOC113739791 gene encoding uncharacterized protein, whose product MAENEPNRLILRDFVLPGTQGSQTSIARPTVNANKFEIRPSLIQMVQQSQYGGNATEDLDSHLSTFFEICDTIKFNGVSDDAIKFRLFPFSLRDKAKIWLQFYSPNTFTIWAELAKPFLNKFFAPGKTAKFRMDITSFSQQEEETLYEVWERYRELQRRCPHHGLPDWLVVQTFYNGLTYPTKTHVDAAAGGALMRKTVDEAQQLIEEMAANNYQWANERDNTRRTAGMLEVDTLNMLSAKMDNVVKMLNRYVGSTSNRGVVVACCTTCDDDHDDSMCSSSGQVQYLNNYNRPPQNNPYSNTYNPGWRNHPNFGWKDQGNQQRPVNPPDFQPKQPLPESKPTWKLAIEKLANVSNDKIEKLVSATTQRFERIEGRMDQLTNMYRNVENQLGQITNVVNNRNQWDLPSKTEVDPKEHVKAITLRSDKEVGELPVVEHERECERRENKQLSELVEDGKKIKRKETMEENELQMGDTTPIPPPVPFPQRLKPSKNDKEFEKFVNIFKQLHINIPFVDAILQVPSYAKFLKEIMTKKRKLVDGETIALMEECTAIIQNKLPPKLKDPGSFTVPCTISNVEFSKVFCDFGANVSLIPLTVARQLGLKELKHANIFLQLADRSIRHPMGILENKTNERRYLYPFPEERTGSGLMNWASLRSLKALSSSAVNVLLQVRSTRIA is encoded by the exons ATGGCGGAAAATGAACCAAATAGGCTTATTCTACGAGATTTTGTTTTACCGGGAACACAAGGTTCTCAAACTAGCATTGCAAGGCCAACGGTAAATGCTAATAAATTTGAAATTAGACCATCACTGATTCAAATGGTACAACAATCTCAATATGGAGGTAATGCTACCGAAGACCTAGATTCTCACTTGTCAACATTTTTTGAAATCTGTGATACAATTAAGTTTAATGGTGTTAGTGATGATGCAATTAAATTTCGATTGTTTCCATTTTCGTTAAGGGACAAGGCCAAGATTTGGTTACAATTTTATTCTCCAAATACTTTTACTATTTGGGCTGAATTAGCTAAGccttttttaaataaattcttTGCACCTGGAAAAACTGCTAAGTTTAGAATGGATATAACTAGTTTCTCTCAACAGGAAGAAGAGACATTGTATGAAGTTTGGGAGCGCTATCGGGAATTGCAACGAAGATGTCCTCATCATGGTTTACCAGATTGGCTAGTAGTCCAAACATTCTACAATGGTCTCACATATCCAACAAAGACGCATGTAGATGCAGCAGCGGGAGGAGCATTGATGAGAAAGACAGTCGATGAAGCTCAACAATTGATTGAAGAGATGGCTGCtaacaactaccaatgggcAAATGAACGAGATAATACAAGGAGAACCGCTGGTATGTTAGAAGTAGATACCTTGAATATGTTAAGTGCAAAAATGGATAATGTGGTTAAGATGCTTAATAGGTACGTTGGTTCTACCTCTAATCGAGGAGTAGTTGTTGCATGTTGTACTACTTGCGACGATGATCATGATGATTCTATGTGTTCTAGCAGTGGACAGGTTCAATATCTCAACAATTACAACCGTCCACCCCAAAATAATCCATACTCTAATACCTACAATCCAGGGTGGCGTAATCACCCGAATTTCGGATGGAAGGATCAAGGGAACCAACAAAGACCAGTTAATCCACCGGATTTTCAACCGAAACAACCACTTCCGGAGTCCAAACCAACTTGGAAATTGGCAAttgaaaagctagcaaatgtatcaaatgataaaattgaaaagttagtcAGTGCCACTACTCAACGGTTTGAAAGAATTGAGGGACGGATGGATCAACTCACTAATATGTACAGAAATGTTGAGAACCAATTAGGGCAAATAACAAATGTGGTTAACAATCGCAACCAATGGGATTTACCTAGCAAGACTGAGGTGGACCCAAAGGAGCATGTGAAGGCTATAACCCTCCGTAGTGATAAGGAAGTAGGTGAGCTACCTGTAGTTGAACATGAGAGAGAATGTGAAAGAAGAGAGAACAAGCAGTTGAGTGAGTTAGTAGAGGACGGCaagaaaatcaaaaggaaagaaacgaTGGAGGAAAATGAACTACAAATGGGAGATACAACACCAATTCCTCCACCGGTGCCATTCCCTCAAAGATTGAAGCCTTCAAAAAATGACAAAGAATTTGAAAAGTTTGTCAACATTTTCAAACAATTACATATTAATATTCCTTTTGTTGATGCTATTTTGCAGGTTCCTTCATACGCAAAATTTCTCAAGGAGATAATGACTAAGAAAAGGAAGTTAGTAGATGGTGAGACAATTGCATTAATGGAAGAATGTACTGCTATTATACAAAATAAATTGCCACCAAAGTTGAAAGATCCAGGAAGTTTCACAGTTCCTTGCACTATTAGTAATGTAGAATTCTCTAaagtattttgtgattttggtgCAAATGTTTCATTGATTCCTTTAACTGTGGCTAGGCAATTGGGgttgaaagaattaaaacatgctAACATTTTCTTGCAATTGGCTGATAGGTCTATTAGACATCCAATGGGCATATTGGAGAAT AAGACAAATGAAAGGCGTTACCTTTATCCCTTTCCAGAGGAAAGAACAGGATCTGGGCTGATGAACTGGGCGTCCTTGCGCAGCCTAAAAGCTTTATCTTCCTCGGCTGTCAACGTTCTTCTTCAGGTCCGCAGTACTCGTATTGCTTGA